The following proteins are encoded in a genomic region of uncultured Umboniibacter sp.:
- a CDS encoding chemotaxis protein CheB: MEMPLIGLLANDLLALSKQRAIAKAAGFKVAFSAQIDEAWQPNASQKGVDCWLHGAGSDEAESQAVLVSDGELPSFEARGFNSWVDRLKQLDQHGCLSLSKLVIVAASTGGPQVISELLTSLPVIEDTAVLIVQHQSVGAETSMIEQFSKTGPWPVVAVKSVSQLRGGRVYVLTAEDKVSFSRNLTLARSSTPWSGQFSPSIDHVVGSVTTRFRGECLVIYLSGLSGEGPSGARLAHGAGATIWVQEPSSAVADGMINDVKDIIHVDAQLLPSEMADAVLNWTK, encoded by the coding sequence ATGGAAATGCCGTTGATTGGGTTGCTTGCAAACGATTTGTTGGCGCTATCCAAGCAAAGAGCCATCGCTAAAGCTGCGGGTTTTAAGGTCGCCTTTAGTGCCCAGATAGACGAAGCCTGGCAGCCGAATGCTAGCCAGAAGGGTGTAGACTGTTGGCTGCATGGGGCTGGTAGCGACGAGGCCGAATCACAGGCGGTATTGGTCAGCGATGGCGAATTACCAAGCTTTGAGGCGCGAGGCTTTAATAGTTGGGTTGATAGACTAAAACAGCTTGACCAACATGGGTGCCTGTCGCTGTCCAAGTTGGTCATTGTTGCGGCTTCAACTGGCGGCCCTCAGGTAATTAGTGAGTTACTGACCAGCCTGCCGGTGATCGAAGATACGGCGGTGCTCATTGTTCAGCATCAGTCGGTGGGCGCTGAAACCTCGATGATAGAGCAGTTCTCAAAGACCGGGCCATGGCCAGTTGTAGCCGTTAAGTCTGTGAGTCAACTTCGAGGTGGCAGAGTCTATGTCTTGACCGCCGAGGACAAGGTGAGTTTTAGCCGTAATCTAACATTAGCTCGATCAAGTACCCCATGGAGTGGCCAGTTTTCTCCATCGATTGATCACGTTGTAGGCTCTGTAACAACTCGCTTTCGTGGTGAGTGTTTGGTGATCTATTTAAGCGGGTTGAGTGGTGAAGGCCCCAGCGGAGCGCGTCTCGCTCATGGAGCAGGCGCTACCATTTGGGTTCAGGAACCATCGTCAGCGGTTGCTGACGGAATGATTAACGATGTGAAAGATATTATTCATGTTGATGCACAACTACTTCCCAGCGAGATGGCTGATGCAGTGCTCAATTGGACAAAATAA
- a CDS encoding Hpt domain-containing protein: MAVDRNFTALDWISSELDEVLNAATQSLNQWLQKTDDEAQLRFCLSYLHQSAASLRMVECYGVAVLAEELELLCHAIITSRVAEVSRATSVLRKGIESLPVFVKAAVAERADDPLPLLPILNDIRAVRSHNLFSETPIFLPNLAPLETASTSHVEPKFDEATLKGAITKLRKMYQYALLALLRKQDQEKAATYLVEVTLRVSTITKQTSVEPIWDLAYLLACRLKEGEAKPSDALLFVLRQLDRHLKFIEQHGARALIEMAPRGLIKNLLYEVAMLSSSADHVKAVRKRYGLATALPRLEVDADSGNAWPVLSAVDRLRIVAAIRLELNDARRTSEQFNHVAQTGNQRRLIGSLRRATDALSLLGEGKYSGQLEALLRNIVSDEVSDYSFAIRTIDKVLEQLLKIEAGRPTEESVERDAQQYRAVDEALTGLESCKEAISEFIAQQFNPAAIGPVPKLLTDARFCLEAAEELDAARVLGALARYAKERLARGDRVEWSELDTLASAITAVEYLVESINISGAERERLTLQAQNDVAKLGYAVAPVSSTIDLSKPPIDTNDIPQIVASTDIESDVSSMPEKPDDEGTSEAITSSRNEAAGTVARPDIDEEILEIFLEEVEEVLAHIDVHFALWCADRSDRSALTEFRRAFHTLKGSGRMVGAQSLGDVAWAVEDYLNRLLDGGVVASDPGIKLIQSVRELAPHLVSAFATVQPDPAVELQERLIKAAASLKEGNLDAAAKLLAIESDVQVSDAGLAAELTVEIDHELIEIFVAEAELHLGAIKDFVAEVRKNEPLEYVPIEDVRRALHTLKGSAYMSDLKELAEIAAPVERLTKALIAHQIKVDKSYTDLLAGVVTTIEALIPEVVAGNSVANLIDQDALFAMIEGLHDRWVEPILGGAPGQFHSSNPEFIALISSPAIDALFDAEEIVDAWVDEGSDSAIPKLVESTKALYDLSLKTNEEDLSGFMAGLIALLEDHRLSSNDETTVVGIRHLCDTLIDRINQLVASQKMTSIDNELKLIEQLVSRLALSVDRAKPSEDHTIDGDADTAETELTQSEAQAPLEVVADDKTPANIDVDLSGRDTPNEDYHSATEMEPEASSDASELVGEDKPADSVIVIEEQPVSEPQISVPTETMANEESAEQINIDVEAAMLEVDAEILTLFVEEAEELVVLLDSAAELWNQDTAAAAPNEDIQRHLHTFKGSARMAGLNVAGEIAHDLESWLIQYFKADVSTAERGTLSKAIDQLRYSVEQSRAWLGVQDFNLIERILHGDPSLDAVKAITSDEQATLELADESNANVSADDSNQALSKLVEGNSSPTAKPATSFADLAGNTQFEHKAPQEVVRVSSTLLDEMVNLAGETSIARSRVEQQVTDFAFNLDEMDNTIDRLREQVRRLDIETEAQILFRQEQLAELASVEGFDPLEMDRYTTLQQLSRSLSESASDLQDLKSSLLDNARDTETLLLQQGRINTDLQEGLMRSRMVMFSRLVPRLRRVVRQVSTDLGKPVRLELGNVEGELDRNMLDKMVGPLEHMLRNAIDHGIESAEKRAINGKEAEGVIRIFIAREGAQVVIGLADDGDGINVERVRRKAIDSGLLADSLELSEQEIYQFIFRPGFSTRDDVSQVSGRGVGLDVVAQEVRQLGGQIEVFSEQGQGSQFVVRLPFTLSVNRALMISVADDTFALPLSSVEGIARIEPAQLRALYNNPEAKFNFADREYDLRYLGETMGLSAQPQSIDDTGAIPLVLVKTDDHHFAMHVDQLHGSREIVVKSLGPQFATTPGLNGATILGDGKVVVILDLVAMLRAELALGYEKHAHELLENSVSTRETPLIMVVDDSVTVRKVTSRLLNREGFDVVTAKDGVDAVRQLQDVVPDVMLLDIEMPNMDGFEVARTVKTSVRLKHVPIIMITSRTGEKHRERAREIGVEDYMGKPYQEDRLLAQIREFLSERAGLAEFN; the protein is encoded by the coding sequence ATGGCGGTTGACCGTAACTTCACAGCACTGGATTGGATTTCATCCGAACTAGACGAAGTACTAAATGCTGCAACACAGTCATTAAACCAATGGCTACAAAAGACAGACGATGAAGCTCAACTTCGCTTTTGCCTGAGCTACTTACACCAATCTGCCGCTAGCTTACGAATGGTAGAGTGCTATGGTGTCGCGGTTTTAGCAGAGGAGCTAGAACTGCTTTGTCATGCGATTATCACCAGCCGTGTAGCTGAAGTTAGTCGTGCAACCAGCGTTCTCCGCAAGGGAATTGAAAGCTTACCTGTTTTCGTCAAGGCTGCTGTTGCAGAACGCGCAGATGATCCTTTGCCACTATTGCCTATCCTTAATGATATTCGTGCAGTTAGGTCACATAACCTGTTCAGCGAAACGCCAATATTCCTCCCAAATCTTGCACCACTAGAGACTGCGTCGACGAGTCATGTTGAGCCGAAGTTTGATGAAGCTACACTCAAGGGCGCAATCACCAAGCTTCGGAAGATGTATCAATATGCATTACTTGCATTATTGCGAAAACAAGATCAAGAAAAGGCGGCTACTTATTTAGTTGAAGTGACACTTCGAGTCTCAACCATTACTAAACAGACATCGGTTGAACCGATTTGGGATCTGGCTTACCTGCTTGCTTGCCGACTCAAGGAAGGCGAGGCAAAACCCTCTGATGCTTTGCTATTCGTGCTTCGGCAGCTTGATCGACACCTTAAGTTCATTGAACAGCACGGTGCGAGAGCACTCATCGAGATGGCGCCGCGTGGCCTAATTAAAAATCTCTTGTACGAAGTTGCAATGCTTAGCAGCTCGGCTGATCACGTTAAAGCGGTTCGCAAGCGATATGGCCTTGCAACGGCTCTGCCACGTCTCGAGGTGGACGCAGACTCTGGGAATGCTTGGCCTGTGCTAAGCGCAGTTGATCGTCTGCGAATTGTCGCCGCGATTCGCCTCGAGCTGAACGATGCTAGACGCACCTCAGAGCAATTTAATCACGTTGCTCAAACGGGTAATCAGCGACGCCTCATAGGATCGTTGCGTCGCGCCACCGACGCGCTTTCTCTTTTAGGTGAAGGCAAGTACTCGGGGCAGCTTGAAGCGCTTCTGCGAAATATCGTTAGCGATGAGGTGAGTGACTATTCATTCGCTATTAGAACCATAGACAAAGTCCTAGAGCAGCTTCTCAAAATTGAGGCTGGGCGGCCTACCGAAGAATCGGTAGAACGCGATGCTCAGCAGTATCGAGCAGTCGATGAAGCGCTCACTGGACTGGAAAGCTGTAAAGAGGCGATCAGCGAATTTATCGCTCAACAATTTAACCCGGCCGCCATCGGACCGGTTCCTAAACTCCTGACCGATGCCCGGTTTTGCCTGGAAGCTGCTGAGGAGTTGGATGCAGCCCGAGTACTCGGCGCGTTAGCGCGATATGCGAAGGAGCGACTCGCCCGTGGCGATCGGGTTGAGTGGAGCGAGCTTGATACATTGGCAAGCGCAATCACCGCGGTTGAGTACCTCGTTGAGAGTATCAATATCTCGGGGGCCGAACGCGAACGTCTCACGCTTCAAGCACAGAACGATGTCGCTAAATTGGGTTATGCGGTAGCTCCCGTATCATCGACTATTGATTTATCGAAGCCACCTATAGATACCAATGATATCCCCCAAATAGTTGCGTCTACCGATATTGAGTCAGACGTTTCGTCAATGCCTGAAAAGCCCGATGACGAAGGCACTTCCGAAGCGATCACCTCTTCGAGAAATGAAGCGGCAGGGACGGTAGCGCGCCCCGATATTGATGAAGAGATACTCGAAATATTCTTAGAAGAAGTTGAAGAGGTGCTTGCGCACATTGATGTCCATTTTGCCCTGTGGTGCGCGGATCGGAGTGATCGTAGTGCACTCACTGAGTTTCGACGTGCCTTCCATACGTTGAAAGGAAGCGGCCGAATGGTGGGTGCGCAATCACTCGGCGACGTAGCCTGGGCCGTAGAGGACTATTTAAATCGTCTCCTAGATGGTGGCGTAGTCGCGTCCGACCCGGGAATTAAACTTATTCAAAGTGTTCGTGAGCTAGCGCCGCATTTGGTATCCGCCTTTGCAACGGTTCAACCAGACCCAGCTGTTGAATTGCAAGAACGTCTGATTAAAGCAGCCGCTAGCCTCAAGGAAGGAAATTTAGATGCTGCAGCGAAATTGCTGGCTATTGAATCCGACGTGCAGGTTTCTGATGCAGGCTTAGCCGCGGAACTCACCGTAGAGATCGATCACGAGCTTATTGAAATTTTTGTTGCCGAGGCTGAACTCCATCTCGGTGCGATTAAGGATTTCGTGGCTGAGGTTCGCAAAAATGAGCCGCTTGAATATGTTCCAATCGAAGATGTACGTCGAGCGCTTCATACCCTAAAGGGTTCGGCATACATGTCTGATCTCAAAGAGTTGGCGGAGATTGCCGCGCCTGTGGAGCGTTTGACGAAGGCATTGATAGCACACCAAATTAAGGTTGATAAGTCATACACTGACCTACTTGCCGGCGTCGTGACGACAATTGAAGCGTTAATTCCAGAGGTCGTGGCGGGTAACTCAGTTGCTAATTTAATTGATCAGGATGCGTTATTCGCAATGATCGAAGGGCTTCATGATCGTTGGGTTGAGCCAATCCTCGGTGGTGCACCCGGACAGTTTCATAGTTCAAATCCCGAGTTTATCGCCCTGATATCTTCGCCAGCGATTGATGCATTATTCGATGCAGAAGAAATCGTTGACGCTTGGGTTGATGAAGGAAGCGATAGCGCTATTCCTAAGTTAGTTGAGTCCACAAAAGCGCTTTATGATCTGTCACTAAAAACCAACGAAGAGGACTTGTCGGGCTTTATGGCGGGCCTTATTGCCTTGCTCGAAGATCACAGGCTCTCAAGTAACGATGAAACCACCGTCGTTGGCATTCGCCACCTTTGCGATACTTTGATTGACCGAATTAATCAACTAGTCGCTAGTCAGAAGATGACGTCGATTGACAACGAATTAAAGCTTATTGAGCAATTAGTGTCACGATTAGCACTTTCCGTCGACCGCGCGAAGCCTAGTGAAGATCATACTATTGACGGTGATGCTGACACTGCAGAAACTGAACTCACGCAGTCTGAGGCTCAAGCCCCTCTTGAGGTGGTTGCAGACGATAAGACTCCCGCGAACATCGATGTGGATCTGAGTGGGCGAGACACGCCGAACGAAGACTATCACAGTGCGACAGAGATGGAGCCAGAGGCAAGCAGTGACGCGTCGGAATTAGTCGGCGAGGACAAACCAGCAGACAGTGTCATCGTTATCGAAGAGCAGCCTGTCAGTGAACCTCAAATTTCGGTGCCGACCGAAACTATGGCGAATGAAGAATCAGCTGAACAAATCAACATAGATGTCGAAGCCGCGATGCTCGAAGTTGATGCTGAAATTCTAACCCTGTTCGTCGAAGAAGCAGAAGAGTTAGTCGTATTGTTGGATTCCGCTGCTGAACTTTGGAATCAGGATACTGCTGCGGCTGCGCCTAATGAAGATATTCAGCGCCATTTACATACCTTCAAGGGTAGTGCACGAATGGCCGGCTTAAACGTTGCTGGCGAGATCGCTCACGATCTTGAAAGTTGGCTGATTCAGTACTTTAAAGCCGATGTATCTACTGCGGAGCGCGGAACACTTAGTAAAGCAATTGATCAGCTTAGATATAGCGTCGAGCAGAGTCGAGCCTGGTTGGGTGTTCAAGATTTCAACCTTATTGAGCGCATACTTCACGGTGACCCTAGCTTAGATGCCGTAAAAGCGATTACTTCGGATGAGCAAGCTACCCTCGAGCTAGCAGATGAATCCAATGCAAATGTCAGCGCCGATGACAGTAACCAAGCGTTGAGCAAACTCGTAGAGGGTAATAGTTCGCCAACAGCGAAGCCAGCTACAAGCTTTGCCGACTTGGCTGGTAACACTCAGTTCGAACATAAAGCTCCCCAAGAAGTCGTTCGAGTTTCTTCTACGTTACTCGATGAAATGGTTAACCTTGCCGGTGAGACGAGTATTGCTCGGTCTCGGGTAGAACAACAAGTTACCGATTTTGCTTTCAACCTTGATGAGATGGATAACACCATTGATCGTTTAAGAGAGCAGGTTCGCCGTCTCGATATTGAAACGGAAGCTCAAATTCTATTCCGTCAGGAGCAGTTGGCCGAATTAGCGAGTGTTGAAGGTTTCGATCCACTTGAAATGGACCGATACACTACACTTCAGCAACTATCTCGCTCACTATCCGAGTCAGCGTCGGATCTGCAAGATTTGAAATCGTCATTACTTGATAATGCGCGAGATACGGAAACCCTTCTACTCCAGCAAGGGCGTATTAATACGGACCTACAGGAAGGCTTGATGCGTAGCCGGATGGTTATGTTCTCTCGTCTTGTACCAAGATTAAGGCGCGTAGTTCGACAGGTATCAACGGACTTAGGTAAGCCAGTTAGGCTCGAACTTGGTAACGTTGAAGGCGAGCTCGACCGAAACATGCTGGATAAAATGGTTGGGCCATTGGAGCATATGCTTCGTAATGCGATTGACCATGGTATCGAGAGCGCGGAAAAACGCGCGATTAATGGTAAGGAAGCCGAAGGCGTTATTCGGATATTCATTGCACGCGAGGGTGCTCAAGTTGTCATTGGCTTAGCCGACGATGGCGATGGGATCAATGTTGAGCGTGTTCGTCGTAAGGCAATTGACTCGGGCTTGTTAGCGGATTCTTTGGAGCTCAGCGAGCAAGAAATTTATCAGTTTATTTTCCGCCCTGGATTCTCAACCCGTGACGACGTAAGCCAGGTCTCCGGTCGAGGTGTTGGTCTTGATGTAGTAGCTCAAGAAGTACGTCAGCTAGGTGGCCAGATTGAAGTCTTCTCAGAGCAGGGACAGGGGTCCCAATTCGTAGTCCGTTTACCATTTACGTTATCGGTCAACCGCGCCTTGATGATCTCAGTGGCAGACGATACGTTTGCCCTTCCATTATCGAGTGTTGAGGGCATCGCCCGAATTGAGCCGGCACAATTGAGAGCGCTTTATAACAACCCTGAAGCTAAGTTCAATTTTGCGGATCGTGAATATGACTTACGTTATCTAGGAGAAACCATGGGGCTGTCTGCGCAGCCGCAAAGTATCGATGACACCGGAGCTATTCCGTTGGTTTTAGTTAAGACCGACGATCATCACTTCGCCATGCATGTAGATCAACTTCACGGCTCGCGCGAGATAGTGGTGAAGAGTTTAGGGCCCCAGTTTGCGACGACTCCAGGCCTTAACGGCGCCACTATTCTAGGTGATGGTAAGGTCGTTGTGATTCTTGATTTGGTCGCAATGTTACGAGCTGAGCTTGCTCTTGGATACGAAAAGCACGCCCACGAGCTCCTTGAGAATTCAGTATCAACGAGAGAAACGCCATTGATTATGGTAGTCGATGACTCAGTAACGGTTCGTAAAGTGACTAGTCGACTACTAAACCGAGAAGGATTCGATGTTGTGACGGCTAAAGATGGTGTTGACGCGGTTCGCCAACTCCAAGATGTGGTACCTGACGTTATGCTACTCGATATCGAGATGCCGAATATGGACGGTTTTGAGGTTGCACGAACTGTTAAGACCTCGGTGAGGTTAAAGCATGTGCCAATTATCATGATTACCTCACGTACTGGTGAAAAACACCGTGAGCGAGCTAGAGAAATTGGTGTTGAAGACTATATGGGCAAGCCCTATCAAGAAGATCGCCTACTTGCGCAGATCAGGGAGTTTTTGTCTGAGCGCGCGGGGCTGGCTGAGTTCAATTAA
- a CDS encoding CheR family methyltransferase: protein MTDIDIARWEEYLEHRTGVFLSARSAHVKGAVKRRIAASDAAHEDAYWELMQGPGAALEWSLLVDELVVKDTRFFRHRASFEFLREHINGRLAEGSIGSLYSLWSVGCSSGEEAWSLAMVANDCFNLAVEHDGYFAVQGTDVSMQAISQSRDGDYGQQQVAQLTTGERKRYLESIDRRYRVKPELRQRVAFNVGNIIEMSRDGLKYDVLFCQNLLVYFRKWRRRRVLDLMVSRMNVKGLLIIGPGEMTQWQHPKLQFVGKGDVVAYQKIIE, encoded by the coding sequence TTGACGGATATTGATATTGCGCGGTGGGAGGAATACCTCGAGCACCGAACTGGGGTATTCCTTAGCGCCCGTTCCGCGCATGTCAAAGGTGCGGTAAAGCGGCGAATTGCAGCCTCGGATGCGGCACATGAAGATGCATACTGGGAGTTGATGCAAGGGCCCGGAGCGGCATTAGAGTGGTCGCTTCTGGTTGATGAGCTTGTCGTTAAGGATACGCGCTTTTTTCGTCATCGTGCATCGTTTGAATTTCTACGCGAGCACATTAATGGGCGATTAGCAGAGGGGTCTATTGGTTCGCTCTATAGCCTCTGGAGTGTCGGTTGTTCTTCTGGCGAGGAAGCGTGGTCACTGGCAATGGTAGCCAATGATTGCTTCAATCTTGCGGTTGAGCACGACGGATACTTTGCAGTCCAGGGAACTGACGTCAGTATGCAGGCAATTAGCCAGAGTCGAGACGGCGATTATGGACAGCAGCAGGTGGCACAGCTAACGACGGGAGAGCGTAAGCGTTATTTGGAATCGATCGATCGGCGCTACCGAGTCAAGCCAGAACTGCGACAGCGCGTGGCGTTCAACGTGGGTAATATTATTGAAATGAGCAGAGATGGCCTCAAATATGACGTCCTGTTCTGTCAGAATCTATTGGTTTACTTCCGTAAGTGGAGACGCCGTCGAGTGCTAGATCTAATGGTCTCGAGAATGAACGTTAAAGGATTGTTAATCATTGGTCCCGGAGAGATGACTCAATGGCAACATCCGAAGTTACAATTCGTTGGTAAGGGTGATGTTGTCGCTTACCAAAAAATAATAGAATAA
- a CDS encoding methyl-accepting chemotaxis protein, with amino-acid sequence MRKQSTGAGKGQLIGLVSFLLVIVLGGVGFGFFMLGEYERQDAAARQQLADLRADSLALVVASQDSLAGQEDAFLRLSGSSQSLNRNWQGLRDKLAAQNVNAEQLTLVSQNADTIYTAATALDANRDTILFLHQVASRLNETIPILQQEYNNVVESLLEEGNDAQQVALAQMQSWRAERIARNVDKMLAGTADADEAADVFNYDASLFGEVLNAQLEGSIALGIAPIEDEFARESLVEILSLFSFVDESVDEIFAATPALLESRSAGADVLNTSPTFQTQLDELNTIINALSGMRDINQQMVTIAAAIAVGLMMLIALLYNRRSADRTATVERENERNQNAILRLLDELADLAEGDLTTTATVTEDFTGTIADSINYTIDQLRELVTRINNTATRVTSAAQTTRATALTLAEASDHQAQEIAGASAAVNEMAVTIDQVSANAAESAGVAERSVSIAANGAEVVQSTISGMDNIREQIQESSKRIKRLGESSQEIGDIVSLINDIADQTNILALNAAIQASMAGEAGRGFAVVADEVQRLAERSANATKQIEGLVKTIQNDTNEAVVSMEQTTAEVVNGATLAERAGVSLEEIENVSSNLAELIQNISNAARQQAASAGHISTTMNVIQEITVQTSQGTSDAADSIGQLAEMAVELQDSVAGFKLPSDVAEDVSEDAIDELIDLADEESPVPTTVG; translated from the coding sequence ATGAGGAAACAGAGTACTGGAGCAGGCAAGGGTCAATTAATTGGCTTAGTAAGCTTCCTGTTGGTAATTGTCTTAGGTGGGGTAGGCTTTGGCTTCTTCATGCTAGGTGAATATGAACGTCAAGATGCGGCAGCTCGTCAACAGTTGGCAGACTTACGTGCCGACTCGTTGGCCTTGGTTGTGGCATCGCAGGACTCGTTGGCGGGCCAAGAAGACGCGTTTTTGCGCTTGTCAGGCTCCTCGCAGTCGCTGAACCGTAACTGGCAGGGTTTGCGCGATAAGCTAGCGGCTCAAAACGTTAATGCCGAGCAGCTAACGCTAGTCTCTCAAAACGCAGACACGATTTACACCGCGGCGACCGCACTTGACGCTAACCGCGATACCATCTTGTTCCTCCACCAGGTTGCCTCGCGTTTGAATGAAACCATTCCTATTCTTCAGCAGGAATACAACAACGTTGTTGAGTCATTGCTTGAGGAAGGGAATGATGCGCAGCAGGTTGCTCTGGCTCAGATGCAATCTTGGCGAGCGGAGCGTATTGCACGTAACGTTGATAAAATGCTGGCGGGTACTGCCGATGCTGATGAAGCGGCTGACGTTTTTAACTACGATGCAAGTCTGTTTGGTGAGGTTCTAAATGCGCAGTTAGAAGGTAGTATTGCCTTGGGCATTGCACCCATCGAAGATGAGTTCGCACGCGAGTCTCTTGTCGAAATTCTAAGCTTGTTCTCGTTCGTAGATGAGTCAGTTGATGAAATTTTTGCTGCGACTCCGGCGCTTCTAGAATCTCGATCTGCCGGTGCAGATGTTTTGAATACGTCGCCGACATTCCAGACCCAACTTGATGAGTTAAATACCATCATCAATGCTCTGAGCGGTATGCGCGACATCAACCAACAGATGGTGACCATTGCGGCAGCGATTGCTGTAGGTTTGATGATGTTGATCGCCCTACTTTACAACCGCCGAAGCGCTGATCGCACTGCGACCGTTGAGCGTGAAAACGAACGTAACCAGAATGCGATTCTACGATTACTCGATGAGCTAGCTGACTTGGCTGAAGGTGATTTGACCACCACAGCAACGGTAACCGAGGACTTTACTGGCACCATTGCTGACTCCATCAACTACACCATTGACCAATTACGCGAGCTTGTTACTCGAATTAACAACACTGCAACACGAGTAACCAGCGCGGCTCAGACTACTCGAGCAACTGCCTTAACGCTTGCTGAAGCGTCGGATCACCAGGCCCAGGAAATTGCGGGTGCATCGGCTGCAGTAAACGAGATGGCGGTAACCATTGACCAAGTATCAGCTAACGCGGCTGAGTCCGCGGGTGTTGCGGAGCGATCAGTATCGATCGCAGCAAACGGTGCCGAGGTTGTACAGAGCACCATTTCTGGAATGGATAACATTCGTGAACAGATTCAGGAATCTTCGAAGCGTATTAAGCGACTTGGTGAATCGTCACAGGAAATTGGTGATATCGTATCCTTGATTAACGATATTGCGGACCAGACCAACATTCTAGCTTTGAACGCTGCAATTCAGGCATCGATGGCGGGTGAAGCTGGTCGAGGCTTCGCGGTTGTTGCGGATGAGGTTCAGCGACTAGCAGAACGTTCAGCAAACGCAACCAAGCAGATTGAAGGCCTAGTTAAAACAATTCAGAATGATACTAATGAAGCGGTTGTTTCGATGGAGCAAACTACTGCAGAAGTAGTTAACGGTGCTACCTTAGCGGAGCGAGCTGGTGTTTCACTCGAAGAGATCGAGAACGTATCGTCGAACTTGGCTGAATTGATTCAGAATATTTCTAACGCAGCGCGTCAGCAGGCTGCATCTGCAGGTCATATTTCGACTACCATGAACGTGATTCAGGAAATTACAGTACAGACTTCGCAGGGTACGAGTGATGCGGCAGACTCGATTGGACAGCTAGCAGAAATGGCCGTTGAGTTACAAGATTCGGTGGCAGGCTTCAAGCTCCCGAGTGATGTGGCGGAAGATGTTTCTGAAGATGCTATTGATGAATTGATCGATCTTGCAGATGAAGAGTCACCCGTTCCAACCACCGTTGGTTAA
- a CDS encoding chemotaxis protein CheW: MSTDTAAFDSLLSVAQHSLRHAAGLPAQIERRTYWSGVGFELMGERIVVAIDDVVETLELPALTRLPGVQPWVRGVANVRGRLLPITDLAILLGGERRKGAKNRVLVVEQGELFAGLLVDDVFGIQHFPEDEILGESGENERLKPFVIGAYAAKDSIWSVCSMEEILSKSNFMSADQRSILTINNNEPS, encoded by the coding sequence ATGAGCACAGATACCGCTGCCTTCGATAGCCTCCTTTCCGTAGCACAGCACAGTCTCAGGCACGCTGCGGGCTTGCCGGCTCAGATAGAGCGTCGCACCTATTGGAGCGGTGTGGGCTTTGAGCTAATGGGTGAGCGCATTGTAGTGGCCATTGATGATGTGGTTGAAACCTTAGAACTACCGGCTCTCACACGTCTCCCTGGGGTGCAACCTTGGGTCCGTGGGGTCGCTAACGTTCGAGGTCGACTACTGCCAATTACTGATCTTGCAATATTGCTTGGTGGCGAGCGAAGAAAAGGCGCGAAGAATCGTGTTCTAGTCGTCGAGCAAGGTGAATTATTTGCAGGTTTGTTAGTAGATGATGTATTCGGCATTCAGCATTTTCCGGAAGATGAAATCCTTGGGGAAAGTGGTGAAAACGAGCGGCTTAAACCCTTTGTTATTGGCGCTTATGCCGCAAAAGATAGCATTTGGTCGGTGTGCTCGATGGAAGAAATTCTCAGTAAGTCAAATTTTATGAGTGCTGATCAGCGCTCGATATTAACGATTAATAATAACGAGCCGTCGTAA
- the pilH gene encoding twitching motility response regulator PilH: MAKILIVDDSPTETYRFRQVLEKAGHEVLEAHSGEDGVKMTKANFVDLVLMDVVMPGLNGFQATRQLSKDAATSEVPVIIVTTKDQETDRVWGKRQGAVGYLTKPVTDSVLLKAAERVLAGEVLV; encoded by the coding sequence GTGGCTAAGATTTTAATTGTAGATGACTCCCCCACGGAAACTTATAGATTCCGCCAGGTTCTTGAGAAGGCTGGACACGAAGTATTAGAGGCGCACTCCGGAGAGGATGGCGTGAAAATGACCAAAGCTAACTTCGTGGACTTGGTGTTAATGGATGTGGTTATGCCAGGGCTAAACGGCTTTCAGGCAACCCGTCAATTGTCAAAAGATGCCGCGACTTCGGAAGTGCCGGTGATAATCGTGACCACCAAAGATCAGGAAACTGATCGAGTATGGGGTAAGCGTCAGGGTGCAGTGGGCTATTTGACTAAGCCCGTCACCGATTCGGTTCTGTTGAAAGCGGCAGAACGAGTGCTTGCCGGCGAAGTGCTGGTTTAG
- the pilG gene encoding twitching motility response regulator PilG, translating into MSVSLENVKVMVIDDSKTIRRTAETLLAKAGCEVITAVDGFDALAKIADSRPDIIFVDIMMPRLDGYQTCALIKNNSEFKGTPVIMLSSKDGLFDKAKGRIVGSDEYLTKPFGKSELMNAIQSHINPTEKSA; encoded by the coding sequence ATGAGCGTAAGTTTAGAAAACGTTAAGGTCATGGTCATTGACGATAGTAAAACCATTCGCCGTACCGCGGAGACACTTCTTGCTAAAGCAGGTTGTGAGGTAATTACTGCGGTTGATGGCTTTGACGCGCTGGCCAAAATTGCTGACAGTCGCCCAGATATCATTTTCGTAGATATTATGATGCCTCGCTTAGATGGCTATCAAACCTGTGCCCTGATAAAGAATAACAGTGAGTTCAAAGGGACGCCTGTGATCATGTTGTCATCGAAAGATGGCTTGTTTGATAAAGCCAAAGGAAGAATTGTAGGTTCAGATGAATATCTAACTAAGCCCTTTGGCAAAAGTGAACTGATGAATGCGATTCAATCGCACATCAACCCAACCGAGAAGTCAGCTTAA